The following are from one region of the Melaminivora suipulveris genome:
- a CDS encoding sensor histidine kinase yields MSIENAKKADALIGELRRQAAGRLTVFLGAAPGVGKTYAMLMRARELHRQRIDVLIGIVETHGRAETLALLEGLPQLPRRKVEYQGRVLEEMDLDGLLARKPAIALVDELAHRNAPGSRHERRWQDVDELLDAGIDVYTTVNIQHLESLNDVVHQITGIRVSETVPDAVFERLRDIRLVDLPARELIERLNDGKVYLPEQAARALQAFFSPSNLTALRELAMQTVAEHVDADLRETRTARGLTGVSIRRHVLIAIDGMGQSEYMVRAGVRIAERRGAPWSVVTVDTGHSAQATISAADAPGGASAVIRVEQARQLEIDKAFALARSLGGETEVLHDTDIAQGLLDAAELRGAKSIVIGRTRERPVARMFNRTLTQQLLSRGARYELTIISTPQARRRSLRLAEVASKRLSRREPMLILLTSAGATAVAALVERFAGLQDLSMVFLVAVLLVASRTRMTSAVITAVICFLAYDFFFIEPRFTFLISAHRGVATVLLFLGAALIAGRLASRLRMQVVALRAANGHAAAMQKLGRALSKSADLGQVISAGSSVLQATMRAQAWIRIKGDSGPADAVREMTETDMVAADWAQRHGQPSGRHTDTLTDSNWWFLPILSDTEALGVVGLRFPANTGRLAFEQRRLAESMVEDIGQAALRTCLVDELETARITSETERLRSALLSSVSHDLRSPLSSIIGAAESLSRYGKDMGTDDQNSLLETIHTEGERLDRYIQNLLDMTRLGQQGLTLTRDWIGVDELIGSAGHRLQRYVPGVKIQSQIDPSLGLIHVHPALIEQAIFNVMENAAKYSPPDRPIEVSAVPFECNTVRIDISDMGPGIPEAERRRIFDMFYSVERGDRGKHGTGLGLTIVQGIVGAHMGKVEALPGPNGRGTLIRMVLPRGEPPALEP; encoded by the coding sequence ATGAGTATCGAGAATGCAAAAAAGGCTGATGCTCTCATAGGCGAGCTTCGCCGCCAGGCCGCCGGCCGGCTTACGGTGTTTCTAGGGGCTGCCCCAGGGGTAGGGAAGACCTACGCAATGCTGATGCGTGCACGCGAGTTGCACCGCCAACGCATCGATGTGCTCATCGGCATTGTGGAGACTCACGGACGAGCGGAAACCCTCGCCTTGCTGGAAGGATTGCCCCAGTTGCCACGTCGGAAAGTCGAATACCAAGGACGTGTTCTGGAGGAAATGGACCTCGATGGTCTGCTGGCGCGAAAGCCGGCAATAGCATTGGTGGATGAACTTGCTCACCGCAATGCCCCGGGGAGCCGGCACGAGCGCCGATGGCAAGACGTCGACGAACTGCTGGATGCAGGTATCGATGTTTACACCACCGTCAACATTCAGCATCTAGAAAGCCTGAATGACGTGGTGCATCAGATCACCGGTATTCGTGTGAGCGAGACAGTACCCGATGCAGTGTTCGAGCGTCTGAGGGACATCCGTCTCGTGGATCTCCCTGCACGTGAACTGATTGAGCGGCTCAATGACGGGAAGGTCTACCTTCCAGAGCAGGCCGCGAGAGCTCTGCAAGCCTTCTTTTCACCGTCTAATCTCACAGCGTTGCGCGAATTAGCGATGCAAACCGTGGCTGAGCATGTCGATGCCGACCTGCGAGAGACACGCACCGCCCGCGGCTTGACAGGCGTCTCGATACGGCGCCACGTGCTGATAGCAATCGACGGTATGGGCCAATCCGAATACATGGTGCGAGCCGGGGTTCGTATTGCGGAGCGCCGTGGCGCCCCGTGGTCGGTGGTGACCGTAGACACGGGCCACTCCGCACAAGCAACAATTTCTGCTGCGGACGCGCCAGGCGGCGCTTCGGCAGTCATTCGGGTGGAGCAAGCACGCCAGCTGGAAATTGACAAGGCATTCGCCCTGGCACGCAGCCTTGGCGGCGAAACGGAAGTGCTTCACGACACGGACATCGCCCAAGGCCTGCTGGACGCAGCCGAGCTGCGAGGCGCCAAATCCATCGTCATCGGCCGCACGCGCGAAAGACCGGTCGCACGGATGTTTAACCGCACGCTGACTCAGCAACTGCTGTCACGTGGTGCGCGCTACGAACTGACCATCATCAGTACACCCCAAGCCCGCCGCCGCTCGTTGCGGCTAGCCGAAGTCGCAAGCAAGCGCCTCTCGCGGCGAGAACCAATGTTGATCTTGCTGACCAGCGCGGGCGCCACTGCTGTGGCGGCTCTGGTTGAGCGCTTTGCAGGGCTGCAAGACCTTTCCATGGTTTTCCTGGTGGCTGTGCTATTGGTCGCCTCTCGCACGCGCATGACTTCGGCGGTTATCACCGCAGTGATTTGCTTTTTGGCCTATGACTTCTTTTTCATCGAGCCACGCTTTACTTTCCTGATCAGTGCCCACCGCGGGGTGGCCACGGTGTTGTTGTTTCTCGGTGCGGCCCTGATCGCGGGGCGGCTGGCATCCCGGCTGCGAATGCAAGTTGTGGCGTTGCGTGCCGCCAATGGCCACGCCGCAGCAATGCAGAAGCTGGGGCGCGCGCTCTCGAAGTCGGCTGATCTGGGGCAAGTGATTAGTGCAGGATCGTCGGTTCTACAGGCAACCATGCGTGCACAAGCATGGATACGAATCAAAGGAGATTCTGGGCCTGCAGACGCTGTTCGCGAGATGACTGAAACAGACATGGTGGCGGCCGACTGGGCGCAGCGGCATGGGCAACCGAGCGGCCGCCATACGGACACACTTACTGACTCGAACTGGTGGTTCCTGCCGATTCTCTCGGACACGGAGGCGCTGGGAGTGGTTGGCCTGCGGTTTCCAGCCAATACCGGCCGTCTTGCATTTGAGCAACGTCGCCTCGCGGAGAGCATGGTGGAGGACATAGGGCAAGCGGCCCTGCGCACATGCTTGGTCGATGAGTTGGAGACAGCGCGGATCACTAGTGAAACCGAGCGTCTGCGTTCGGCCTTACTTTCCTCCGTATCGCACGACCTGCGTTCCCCACTCTCCTCGATCATCGGTGCCGCCGAAAGCCTCAGCCGCTATGGCAAGGATATGGGGACGGATGACCAGAACAGCTTGTTGGAGACGATCCACACCGAAGGAGAGCGTCTGGACCGCTATATCCAGAACCTGCTGGACATGACCCGGCTTGGCCAACAGGGACTGACATTGACGCGCGACTGGATCGGTGTTGATGAATTGATTGGCTCAGCAGGGCATCGTCTCCAACGGTATGTGCCGGGCGTGAAGATTCAAAGCCAGATCGATCCAAGCTTAGGCCTTATCCACGTACACCCGGCATTGATTGAGCAGGCCATCTTTAACGTCATGGAGAACGCCGCAAAATACTCGCCTCCCGACAGACCCATTGAGGTCAGCGCTGTGCCATTTGAATGCAATACGGTTCGCATAGACATCTCCGACATGGGGCCAGGTATCCCCGAGGCAGAGCGGCGTCGGATATTCGACATGTTCTATAGCGTCGAGCGTGGTGATCGGGGAAAGCACGGAACAGGCCTAGGGTTGACCATCGTCCAAGGGATTGTGGGTGCCCATATGGGAAAAGTGGAAGCGCTGCCCGGCCCGAACGGGCGGGGAACGCTCATCCGCATGGTCTTGCCACGCGGCGAGCCGCCGGCTTTGGAGCCATAA
- the kdpF gene encoding K(+)-transporting ATPase subunit F, with amino-acid sequence MNFIVGLISFGLFAYLLYALVKPEKF; translated from the coding sequence ATGAATTTTATTGTCGGATTGATATCGTTTGGATTGTTTGCATATTTGCTTTATGCACTGGTAAAACCTGAGAAATTCTGA
- a CDS encoding PTS sugar transporter subunit IIA encodes MSTLSRHLANEDILLNLQAASKKCLFEAIGQHMEKTHRVAHESVTAALHRRELAASTALGNGVAVPHARVIGLNNIRVLYVRPIVPMMSYAADGHPVTDIVVLLVPAPATQEHLDVLAHVASLFSEPGFRTALRACLNPADVLRLFERWPH; translated from the coding sequence ATGAGTACCCTGAGCCGTCATCTTGCGAACGAGGATATTCTTCTGAATCTTCAAGCCGCGAGCAAAAAATGCCTGTTCGAGGCGATCGGTCAACACATGGAAAAGACCCATCGGGTCGCCCACGAGTCCGTCACGGCCGCCTTGCATCGGCGGGAGCTTGCGGCATCAACCGCTTTGGGTAATGGCGTAGCTGTTCCTCATGCACGCGTAATCGGCCTCAACAATATTCGGGTTCTTTACGTGCGACCAATTGTGCCAATGATGTCCTATGCGGCAGACGGCCATCCAGTCACTGACATTGTTGTTTTGCTCGTACCCGCGCCAGCGACGCAAGAGCATCTGGATGTCCTCGCCCATGTCGCATCACTGTTTTCTGAACCAGGGTTCAGGACGGCACTGCGCGCTTGTCTGAACCCTGCTGATGTGTTGCGGCTATTTGAACGATGGCCCCATTGA
- the kdpA gene encoding potassium-transporting ATPase subunit KdpA, with translation MTVDTVQFAIILVIMTGLVVVLGKWMARLFTNPAHSFLERGTYRVLGVDPSEKMSWKRYGMVLVLSNAAMMILGYVLLRAQQYLPGDALARASQSPDLAFNTAASFITNTNWQAYSGESSLSNFSQMAVITFLMSVSAATGVAAAGGFIRGLSRRSTGDIGNYWVDFTRVLYRLLLPLCFVMALIYVWQGMPQTLSADAVVATLEGAKQQIIMGPVASLETIKHIGTNGGGFFGMNAAHPFENPTPLTNTLHMLSMLLIPSALTYTLGSMIMRRSQGWAFFGAFVVMFVGFLALIYNAEYAGNPMLTPLGVDQTQTALQGGGNMEGKELRFGVAQSSMFAAVTTAATTGSVDSMHASYTPMGGFVPLAQMMLNNVFGGDGVGLINLVTYAILTVFLVGMMIGRTPEFLGKKVEAREMKYVMIAVLAHPLSILGFTAIACLVPATMESLANLGPHGFSEVLYAYTSGTANNGSAFAGLNANTPFFNTTIGLAMLVGRYFTLLPMLAVAGVMAAKNSIPASAGTLSTATPLFTGLLVFIVLIVGGLTFLPALALGPIVEHLLMLTGQTF, from the coding sequence ATGACTGTCGACACTGTTCAATTCGCCATCATCCTAGTGATCATGACCGGCCTGGTTGTGGTGCTCGGGAAATGGATGGCACGTCTTTTCACAAATCCTGCGCACAGTTTTCTGGAGCGCGGCACCTATCGAGTTCTTGGCGTTGACCCGTCGGAGAAAATGTCATGGAAGCGCTACGGGATGGTCCTCGTCCTGAGCAACGCCGCCATGATGATCCTTGGCTACGTTCTGCTGCGCGCGCAGCAGTATTTGCCTGGCGATGCGCTGGCGAGGGCGTCTCAATCGCCTGATCTGGCATTCAATACTGCGGCTTCGTTCATCACCAACACCAACTGGCAAGCCTATTCAGGCGAAAGCAGCCTGTCCAACTTCTCCCAAATGGCGGTCATCACCTTCTTGATGTCCGTCAGCGCAGCGACAGGCGTGGCTGCCGCGGGGGGATTTATCCGGGGCCTGAGCCGCAGGTCCACGGGCGACATCGGTAACTACTGGGTGGATTTCACCCGTGTGCTCTATCGGCTCTTGCTGCCGCTGTGCTTCGTGATGGCACTCATCTATGTCTGGCAAGGTATGCCGCAAACGCTGAGTGCCGACGCGGTTGTTGCCACGCTCGAAGGAGCCAAGCAACAGATCATCATGGGGCCGGTCGCAAGCTTGGAGACGATCAAGCACATCGGCACCAACGGCGGGGGCTTTTTCGGCATGAATGCCGCACATCCGTTCGAGAATCCGACGCCGCTGACCAACACGCTGCACATGCTCAGCATGCTGTTGATCCCCTCGGCGCTGACTTACACGCTCGGCTCGATGATCATGCGCCGCAGCCAGGGCTGGGCCTTCTTTGGCGCCTTCGTTGTGATGTTCGTAGGCTTCTTGGCGTTGATCTACAACGCTGAGTACGCCGGCAACCCGATGTTGACGCCCCTGGGCGTGGACCAGACGCAAACCGCTCTGCAGGGTGGCGGCAACATGGAGGGCAAGGAACTGCGCTTTGGCGTGGCTCAAAGCAGCATGTTTGCAGCAGTGACCACCGCCGCGACCACCGGCTCGGTGGACTCGATGCACGCTTCCTACACCCCGATGGGCGGTTTCGTTCCGTTGGCGCAGATGATGCTCAACAACGTATTCGGTGGTGATGGCGTGGGCCTGATCAACCTGGTCACCTACGCCATCCTCACGGTGTTCCTTGTGGGCATGATGATCGGCCGTACTCCGGAGTTCCTGGGCAAGAAAGTCGAGGCACGCGAGATGAAATACGTGATGATCGCCGTACTCGCCCATCCGTTGAGCATTCTCGGATTCACGGCCATCGCATGCCTGGTTCCGGCCACCATGGAAAGCCTGGCCAATCTCGGGCCACACGGCTTCAGTGAAGTCCTGTATGCGTATACGTCAGGTACAGCGAACAACGGCTCTGCATTTGCAGGCCTGAATGCCAATACACCGTTCTTCAATACGACCATCGGCCTGGCCATGCTCGTGGGCCGCTACTTCACGCTGCTGCCCATGCTTGCGGTCGCTGGAGTGATGGCAGCCAAGAACAGCATTCCGGCCAGCGCAGGAACGCTCTCGACAGCCACGCCCCTGTTCACAGGACTGCTGGTGTTCATCGTCCTCATCGTCGGCGGCTTGACTTTCTTGCCCGCTCTCGCTCTGGGCCCCATCGTGGAGCACTTGCTGATGCTCACGGGCCAGACCTTCTAA
- the kdpB gene encoding potassium-transporting ATPase subunit KdpB: protein MSQTEVITSTNSTGPSGKQPDPQPGALPWTSIIGEAFRKLSPRVQMKNPVMFVVYVGSIVATVLGIQAVRGDGDAPAGFIFAVAAWLWFTVLFANGAEALAEGRGKAHAQALRASRRRVVARVLKEPRLDSTSWPVPSDELAVGAYVHVNAGETIPADGEVLVGVASVDESAITGESAPVIREAGGDLSSVTGGTRVLSDWIIMRVTAKPGEAFLDRMIAMVEGAKRGKTPNELALNILLVALTLIFLLVCMTLLPFSIFGVQVNGAGQPVSITVLIALLVCLIPTTIGALLSAVGIAGMSRMMNANVLATSGRAIEAAGDVDVLLLDKTGTITLGNREAVRFVSAPGLSESAVANAAYLASLADETPEGRSIVTLAKGSFNVKSRTLDGAEPIPFSATTRMSGIDIDDRQLRKGAASAIRAYVERAGGTFPEAVNLTVEEISRRGSTPLVVADGPRVIGVVELKDIIKRGIKERFGQLRSMGIKTVMITGDNKLTAATIAADAGVDDFLAEATPEDKLNLIRKYQAEGHLVAMTGDGTNDAPALAQADVAVAMNSGTQAAKEAGNMVDLDSNPTKLLRVVEVGKQMIMTRGALTTFSVANDLAKYFAIIPAAFVATYPALGALNVMGLHSPSSAILSAVIFNALIIVALIPLALRGVKYRAEPASHLLRRNLLIYGVGGLIAPFIGIKLIDILLTPFF, encoded by the coding sequence ATGTCCCAAACAGAAGTCATCACATCTACCAATAGCACCGGCCCGTCTGGGAAACAGCCAGACCCTCAGCCCGGCGCCTTGCCATGGACCTCAATCATTGGTGAAGCGTTCCGTAAGCTGTCTCCGCGTGTACAGATGAAGAATCCAGTGATGTTTGTCGTGTATGTCGGCAGCATCGTGGCAACGGTTCTGGGGATTCAGGCCGTGCGAGGAGATGGCGACGCCCCTGCGGGCTTCATTTTTGCAGTGGCTGCCTGGCTCTGGTTCACCGTGCTCTTCGCCAACGGAGCCGAGGCCTTGGCCGAAGGCCGCGGCAAAGCGCATGCCCAGGCGCTGCGCGCCTCTCGCCGGCGAGTGGTTGCCCGTGTACTCAAGGAACCCCGTCTGGACAGTACGAGTTGGCCTGTTCCCAGCGACGAATTGGCCGTGGGCGCCTATGTCCACGTCAACGCCGGAGAGACCATCCCAGCGGACGGTGAAGTCCTGGTTGGTGTCGCTTCGGTCGATGAGTCAGCCATCACTGGGGAGTCGGCCCCGGTGATCCGCGAGGCTGGTGGCGATCTCAGCTCGGTTACCGGCGGGACCCGCGTTCTTTCCGACTGGATCATCATGCGTGTCACGGCGAAGCCTGGCGAGGCGTTCCTTGACCGCATGATCGCTATGGTCGAGGGTGCCAAGCGAGGCAAGACACCGAACGAGCTTGCGCTGAACATCCTGTTGGTCGCCCTGACGCTGATCTTCCTGCTGGTGTGCATGACACTGTTGCCATTCTCTATTTTCGGCGTACAGGTCAATGGCGCAGGACAGCCAGTGAGCATCACGGTCCTCATTGCCTTGCTGGTGTGCCTGATTCCGACCACCATTGGCGCGCTACTCTCGGCAGTAGGCATCGCCGGTATGAGCCGGATGATGAATGCCAATGTTCTGGCGACCTCTGGTCGTGCAATTGAAGCTGCCGGTGACGTTGACGTGCTCCTGCTCGATAAGACTGGCACGATCACCTTGGGCAACCGCGAGGCTGTCAGATTTGTCTCCGCTCCGGGCCTGTCAGAGTCGGCTGTTGCCAATGCTGCCTACCTGGCTTCGCTGGCTGACGAAACGCCGGAAGGCCGTTCCATTGTGACGCTGGCCAAAGGCAGCTTCAATGTCAAGTCTCGGACACTGGATGGTGCCGAGCCCATCCCCTTCAGTGCAACGACCCGCATGAGCGGCATCGACATCGATGATCGGCAACTGCGCAAAGGGGCCGCATCGGCGATCCGCGCCTACGTGGAGCGTGCCGGCGGGACGTTCCCTGAAGCCGTCAACCTGACAGTCGAGGAAATTTCTCGGCGCGGCAGCACTCCGCTGGTTGTGGCCGATGGCCCCCGCGTCATCGGCGTTGTCGAGCTCAAAGACATCATCAAGCGTGGGATCAAGGAGCGCTTCGGCCAACTGCGTTCTATGGGCATCAAGACGGTCATGATCACGGGCGACAACAAGCTCACTGCCGCTACGATTGCCGCTGACGCGGGCGTGGACGACTTCCTGGCTGAAGCCACGCCCGAAGACAAATTGAATCTGATCCGCAAGTACCAAGCCGAGGGCCACTTGGTGGCCATGACGGGCGACGGTACCAACGACGCGCCAGCCCTTGCGCAGGCTGACGTGGCCGTGGCCATGAACAGTGGCACACAAGCAGCGAAGGAAGCCGGCAACATGGTGGATCTGGACAGCAATCCCACCAAGCTTCTGCGTGTCGTCGAGGTGGGCAAACAAATGATCATGACGCGAGGGGCATTGACCACGTTCAGTGTGGCGAATGACCTGGCGAAGTACTTCGCGATCATTCCGGCCGCGTTCGTCGCCACTTATCCGGCATTAGGGGCCTTGAACGTGATGGGACTGCACAGCCCCAGTTCGGCGATTCTGTCCGCAGTGATCTTCAATGCGCTGATCATCGTTGCCTTGATCCCGCTTGCCCTGCGTGGGGTGAAGTATCGGGCCGAACCTGCCTCGCATCTGCTCAGGCGCAACCTGCTGATCTACGGGGTCGGTGGCCTCATCGCACCATTCATCGGGATCAAGCTGATCGACATCCTGTTGACCCCATTCTTCTGA
- the kdpC gene encoding potassium-transporting ATPase subunit KdpC gives MTEIQTQVSPAVTSAFSGVVRPVLVSAVFFMVVTGLMYPLATTGAAQLLFRDQAQGSLVARNGQAVGSRVIGQLFTQPQYFHGRPSATSGTDPNDPANSIDQPYNAANSGASNQGALSKKLLDAVAERTKAYREENGLAADAKVPVDAVTASASGLDPHISLANARLQVSRVAKARNVPEQDVLSVLEQNTAQRQLGVLGEPRVNVLELNLALDEAFKARPVTQ, from the coding sequence ATGACTGAAATTCAAACACAGGTCAGCCCGGCCGTGACATCGGCATTCAGCGGTGTCGTCCGCCCGGTGCTTGTTTCTGCAGTGTTCTTCATGGTCGTGACCGGGCTGATGTATCCACTGGCAACCACCGGTGCGGCCCAACTGCTGTTTCGCGATCAGGCGCAGGGCAGCTTGGTTGCTCGCAATGGGCAGGCCGTAGGCTCGCGTGTCATTGGTCAGCTTTTCACGCAGCCTCAGTATTTCCATGGCCGCCCCAGTGCCACCTCCGGCACAGACCCGAACGATCCAGCCAATTCGATCGACCAGCCGTACAACGCTGCCAACAGCGGTGCGAGCAACCAAGGTGCGTTGAGCAAGAAACTGCTCGACGCCGTGGCAGAGCGCACCAAAGCCTATCGCGAGGAAAACGGTCTGGCCGCCGATGCGAAGGTACCGGTCGATGCGGTGACCGCATCTGCCTCCGGTCTTGATCCGCACATCTCGTTAGCGAACGCCCGGCTGCAAGTGTCCCGGGTGGCAAAGGCGCGCAATGTGCCTGAGCAGGATGTGCTGTCGGTGCTGGAACAGAACACAGCGCAACGTCAGCTCGGCGTTCTTGGCGAACCCCGCGTCAACGTGCTGGAACTCAACCTCGCACTGGACGAGGCCTTCAAGGCCCGGCCAGTCACTCAATAA
- a CDS encoding TorF family putative porin — translation MSKSLSSLSYAAALGGAVLSMLPSMAAAQLTGNVSLTSDYVWRGSSQTREKPAVQAGVKYAHDSGFYASVWGSNVKFKPDNDASSEFDIALGWSGKLAEDWALDAYYLRYQYPGAQGSPNWNEINVALTWRDNYWLSVGHSTNAMASKTTGTYALVGARYPVNDKWRIEGTLARYFLDSAYADSYTHGSLGVVWAFQAPFEARLMLHGTDSAAKRMFPGMAGSRVEFALQASF, via the coding sequence ATGTCCAAATCCCTTTCATCCCTGAGCTATGCGGCAGCGCTTGGCGGTGCCGTTCTTTCGATGCTGCCCTCAATGGCCGCCGCGCAGCTCACCGGCAATGTCAGCCTGACGTCTGACTACGTGTGGCGCGGCTCCTCACAGACACGTGAGAAGCCGGCGGTTCAGGCAGGGGTCAAGTACGCCCACGACTCCGGCTTCTATGCCTCGGTTTGGGGCTCCAACGTCAAGTTCAAGCCAGATAACGATGCCAGTAGCGAATTCGATATCGCTCTGGGCTGGAGCGGCAAGCTGGCAGAAGACTGGGCGCTTGATGCGTACTACCTGCGCTACCAATACCCCGGTGCGCAAGGCTCCCCCAACTGGAACGAAATCAACGTGGCGCTCACTTGGCGCGACAACTACTGGCTGTCGGTGGGGCACTCCACGAACGCGATGGCCAGCAAGACAACTGGTACCTATGCGCTCGTCGGTGCGCGATACCCCGTCAATGACAAATGGCGTATCGAGGGCACGCTAGCGCGCTACTTCCTGGACAGCGCCTACGCGGATAGCTACACGCACGGTTCCCTGGGCGTGGTGTGGGCATTTCAAGCCCCATTCGAGGCAAGGCTGATGCTGCACGGGACGGACTCCGCCGCAAAAAGAATGTTTCCCGGTATGGCCGGCTCTCGTGTTGAGTTTGCCCTGCAAGCCTCTTTCTAA